The genomic interval GCTTTccagctggagctggagctggagccgAGCTGAGTGAATGACTTTGAGCCGGCCTGTCGTCACACCCTCATGTAATCCTCGCACGATCTCTGCGCTTGAACCTTTTTGATTAGGGCCGGGGCAACGGAACCGCCGACTGACTGACGGAGGAGTCCACTCCCCTCGGAGATCTGCCCAGCTTCCACACTCCCCGCTCCCCACTACGAATCGCCTGGCAAAGGTCGTTAAAGTCGCATCGCTGCCGCTGGGCCCGCAGATTTTGGCGGGTCTTGGATCTTGCCTCTTGGCTTTTAGTCGAGGGCTCAGGGCCTTGTCCTTTCTGCGCTTCATCAGGGCTTAGTTATGATCTGCAGTACCCTGCCAGCCCGTCTGGGATTACTCCATTTTCAAAGCGGCTTGTTCAGGGGAATATATAAGACCAAGTTGGTGTCGGGTGTGCGGACTTAAACCATTTATGGTTCCAATCTATAAACATATCTTTAATCTCAATTCATTGCCATAACTGCGAGGTAATTTCAAGTGTTGCATCAATTCCAAATGGATTTAACATGCATTCCTCACTTTCATCCGATCGCATTCCAGATGGTCATGTTTCAATTTGTCATAATTTGTGCCATATCTTTGGCCATAACTGCAGATTGGTAAGAGTGTACCGGAGTACACAGCGAACTTTATTTGCTCCTTTCATTGAACGTTGTGCAAATGTGCTAATCGAAAAAGAGGGggatatttggtatttttgaaATACCGTCACGTTTCAACATTTTACTACTCACTTGTGGCACGTTGTTGCCATTGAGCATATCAGTTTGGAATTTTATTGGCCACGCTTCCCGCCTGCGTAGCTCCGCTCCTTCatctcatcctcatcctcatcttCACCTTCGCCGCGGCCACTTGGAGCTCAGCTCGCTGATCTTGGCCTTGATAGCCGCATATGGAGGCGGGAATAACCCATTCCCCATTCCCAAATCCTCCGATCTTCTCCCTCCTCGATTCCCCACTCCAACCGACTCCTGACATTTATATTGCcagatattttaaatattcccTGCCCCCCCGCGTGGGAGTTGTCCTCCTCCTGGCCGGGGCTTCAGGTGTCGTTATCGCGTCTCAATGGTCTTTACGACCAGCCGATGGAGTGGGGAGATCTCGGACTGACTGCAGAACCACAGAAGGACCCGCGGACCAGGTCACGTCATTGTTTCTGAATCGGCAGACTCTTAACTAtaattggaatttttattGTCATGCGAAGTCAGAGTGGGATTAGTCGATAGTAAGGGGTGGTTTCACTTCAATGGTCCTCATGGGGAAGGAATGATGTTAAATTTTAACTAAGAATTTGGATTCCTATAACTTATGAAATTCTCTTGGTTTCCGACAACCACAGCTGCCACATCGTTACCCACCTATCGTCAAAATGGCGACAACGTGTCTATCACCACTGCCCCACCTGCGGATAGACTGCCTCTGGGCTACGAGGGAGCTGGAACTATAGAGCTGCAGGCCCAGGAGAACGACTACGTGCTTGAGGAGTCCGCCCTGCGAGTACCATTCTCGCCGCCGCCGAACTACTCTCCGCATCCTTTGACCCCACCGCCCAGTTACACGGAGAGACCAAGATTAGTCCAGGAACACAGATCGCACTTGGCCGAGGCAGTGCATCCAGCTGCCCCCGCACGTGTTGTGATAGTTCCGCCAGTAAGCGCAAGTACAGCAGCTAGCGAACAGGCAGCACGTCAACAAGCCAAAAGGAGACGGCGACTCCGGGagcttcagcagcagcagctgcgaTTCGCCTCCAGCACCGATAGCTCCAGTAGCTCCGGATCCAGTTGCTCCGAATTAGGGAGCGCAAGTGCCACCAGAAGGCAGCGTCGACGCAGACGGGGATTAAGGGGTACGTAAACCATGTCCACTTAAACCATATTATTACAATACCATTTCCTCTTGCAGATGCCTATTGTCCAGATCTTCTGAACGCGTGCTCCCTGATCCTCCAGAATCCCGGCAGCAGCGATAGTTCCGTGGGTGACTtcacggccacgcccccgcctCCGGTGCGAGCACCTGGTCACCGGGACCAGGAGGAGAGCTTCGAGTACAGCTCCGACTATGTGGAGATCGACGAGCTGCTGCCACTAGTCGCCGGCGGGAGAGCAAAGAGCACTCCGCAGCTGGCGATGGGTCAGAACCTGAGCCTGCGACGGCCGCGCATCTCATTGACCTGGGTGCTCcgagagcagcagcagacgcAGCAGGCTCCACCGTCGCAAACACCCCCATCCCCGCAGAAGGAGGCAGCGAAGGAGCTGGACAGCCAGGTGCTGGATCGCAAGGAGAACGAAGTCTTCCCGCCTAGAACAGAACCCTTGCCCACTCAGTTGGATGTCACCAAGAAGCGATACCGGGTTAAGCAGCTACCAAGTGGTGGGGAGCCGCTCAATGGCTATGCCACCACTCCCACCGCCCACCAGGCTCCGCCCAACGGTCACCTGGCCAATCAGAAGTTCTTCAGCAACCAAAACCTGCTGGACGTGTCACGGAGCGGTCCCAGCAGTGCTCCAGTGGCCGCCGCCTCCACCAAAGAGCTGCTCTTCGTGTGCACACCCCAGCGGGCGCCCAGGAGCGATGGTCACAGCGAAGCCCTGCTGCTGGCCAGAAAACGGAACGAGATCCGCAAGAAGCTGGCCTCCCGCCTGCAGCAGGCGAGATCCAGTGCCTCGCAGGCGGGAGAGGCCAGGGGATCGGTCACGGGAGCGGAGTCCGTGAAGTGCACCTCCTACTCGGAGCCCAGTTTGGTGGCTGCCTCGGAGGGCGGCGGAGTGGGGGGCTCGagcggaggagcagctgccCCCCAGCAGCAGCGGAGACATAGGCATCGCAAGCGTCGGGATCGCAATCGTGTGCAGAGATTTGGCTATGAGATCCACAACGTGGACGAGTTTCTCTCCCGCTGCTCGTTGTCCACTCCCGGTAATATTCCCGTGGTTCTTTCCACAGCCAGCACCCTATACCAAACGAGACCAGGTGGCTACCAACTGGAGATCCCTCTGCCCCTGGGCATGGTGGTGAATGCGGTGTTCAAGAACCAGAACTGGCTGTATGTGCAAACGCCCCACGCGGAGGAGGGCTATGTGGGCTATGCCTGCTGCCTGCCCCTGGGGATTCTGCCACAGCAGGCGAGAGCGGGCTCCAGGAACACCCCCTGCTGGGAGTCCAATGCGGATGTCTTCCCCCGCCCATGTGGCAACATGACGGACTCGGAGAAGGAGATCCGCCTGCGTGGTGGCACCCGATCCGATGGCGCCCGCACTCCACGCAGCTCAAAGCCCACTGAAGATGTCCTCAAGATCAGCTCCACCaccatcaacaacaacaataaccaTAGCAACAATAATAACCAAACGAAGTGTGGGAGCACAACCAGCTCCTTGTACGGAGAACAGCAGGTGGACAAGCTGTATCTAAGGGCTGCATCCAAGCCGCGCCTGGTGGAGAAGGCCTACGCCCAGTTGCGCTCCACTCGCCAGGTTGCTGCGTCTGGTTCAGCTTCGGCCAAGAGTGGCGCTTCTCAGGATGAGTATGTGACCCTGCAGCCGAAGCCCGCCAAGAAGCAGGCGAGTGCCCAAGCCCATTTGCACCAGTCGCAGCCAGCGGCAAGGCGCCTTTCCAACGTGTCCTACATCACCAACGGCCACAATGGCCAGCATCTGCATCCGAAGCTGGTGCCCCTGCCACCCTATGAGCACAAGCCGGCCAAGAACCAGGCGGAGGCAGACGCCACCCTGAAGGCGCTGCGGCGCCAGCAGGAGGTGGGCCAGCGGCAAACTCTAGTCGCCATCAACACGGACTACGTCACGGAGAGCATCGCGGTGCACAAGGGCGAGATCGTCACGCTGTGCGAGTGCCGCGAGTCCAAGGATCAGCGCCAGTGGTTCTATGTGCGGACGCGGGACGGACGCGAGGGCTTCATTCCGGCCGAGGTGGCCGGCCATGGCTACCTGTAGACCTCCGCCGCCTGGGATTGGTGTGGGTCTCTTAGGGTCATATGAGAGGGATTAGGAAGCTTAATGTTAACTATGGACATCCTTTGTCATGTTACCCATCCATTATATAATTGCTATATCTAGAATATCTTAATCTTTAAGATTTTCTCATGATTATGTGTTAAATTACTTAGCCTTATATTTCGAATCTTTCCATTACTGAGTAAAGTATCATTCATGAAAAATGGAGTCCAACCACCATAAGTTGTCCAAAGAGCACCTTCTCCCTTTTAAGGTTTCCAAAAGGACCCCGCCTACCCACTTGCCCACCCCCAAAATAAGTCAAGTTCtacatttaaatgaattaacTTAATACCCATCTTAAGCACTCATAGGCCACTCATTCCATTCGCGATCCTTAGTACGCTTCTAGTTGTAAACTGTACTCGTATCGGTGTCCGTAATTGAATACTTGTAACTGTatctgtgtatgtgtatgtgcgtGAGTGGCGATCCTTCGCAGGATCTTGTATTTATCTAGCCTAGCATTACGAGTAGTCTATGTAATAGAAAACTTGCTTAAAGGAAATCAAAGAAGAAAGCGCAGACGGAAACTATTTATATAATAACTGTACTTGATGCTTCTACTAAATAACATAAACagacatttaaataaatatataaaaccatTGCGTGACTATTGACCTGGGTAAGTGGGTAGAAAAGCAAGTGCATATTTttacatatttgtattatcCTCTTTATTATCCTCGTTTCTCTCAAGATCAAATGTGTGTATATGAAGATAACATAACGCAGTTCAGGGTAAAGTTATAAGTGGGTTAACGTTGACACAATCATAATGTTCCAATATTTGAActactttttaaaatttgatCTAGAATCTAATATGAGTTTTATacaattttggccaaatgttTCCTTCTTACAAAGCATCAGCATTAAATTTGGATAACAATTAATTTTACGATATTTTACGGCATTTTAAATAGTCTATCAATGCCTAATGTGATCTCTATAAATGTATTGTTTATGCACTCTAAAAATAAGTttcttattaaaaatataaataccaTATACTTAAGCTATTGATTTCAATCTGTATATGCATGGGTTCGATTTAAAATTATTGCAACCTCCGATCCGAGTTTGCCTCACAGGCACTCTGCACTTTTACCAGGAAGAGGTGTTGTAGGTACTTAATTTAATATGATTTCACTTAGGGAGTTAGTCGCCTATATGAGCATAAATGTCAGTACAATTTGGGTCGAATGAAGGAGACATTTACAAAAGTGAGGACCTCTGCTGGGTTGTAAAGGGCCCCtaaataataatttacaaTTGGTTGAGCTGACATGGCTTTGCTGAGCGAGAATACAAAAAGAGAATTACATATCGAATGCAAGACAAATGCTACCCTACACAGAAATACATAACAGCATGAACTGAAGTTCTAGGAAACAACTTAAGCTAAAGTCGTTACGTACACAGTTGGGCAATTCTTACCCTACATACAtagacaaattaaaatatcaTGGCTTAGAATCTAACCAGCGGGTGAAATGACTGTTCCGGCTGCCTACTTGCGAAATTCCGGACTGGAACTGGGCGACGCCGTCGATACGTTGTCCAGGTTGGTATTCGTGTTGTCGAAGCACTCGTGCTGTGGCTCCGGTTCCGTAGGCGGCAGCGGTTTGTTCAGCAGCACAGTCATGTTCTTCACGTTGCTGGGCTTCTCCTCGTCTTGGTTGATGTTGAGCATGGCGTCGTTCATGCGGTGGTAGTGCGGCTTCTGCGAGGTGCTGGGTCGTGAGTAGTCCAGGTGATCGTATTCATCTAGCGTATAGAATTCAGACAATTAGATTGTTGTTGCCTTAAATTGGTCTTATAAACACTGGACATGAGTGAGGACGAACAGAGCACTACACGGAATGGTTCTTTAACACTGGCTTACCCTCGGGAAACAAAATCTTGCTATATATTTTCACTGATTCATGCCGTAATGTGTGCAAATGTGGAGTACATAGTTAGTTGTGAAGTTACTAAGCCTGCCTGTGTAAAAGTCTAATGACATACCGGGATCCTTGTAGCCCTCCTTGTGCTTGATCTCGTCGTAGACATGCTCCTCCTTGAGGGATTCGTTGTACACGATCGGATTGGTCTGGTCCGCGTTCAGGTTCTTCGTTATCAGGTCGTGGTTGTAGTTGATCGAATAGCTACCCACTGTGGAGGCAATGTACTATGAGGCACTGACACAAAATATTGTGCTCTAAACATCTTACCCCTGCCACTGGCATTGCAGTCATCGCCGTAGTCCGTGCTCATCGTGCTCCTCTGGTCAAAGTTGTTCATCTTGGAACGCATATTGTTGGGCAGGAGACGCGTGTCCGCCTGCATGCCGTACACGGGATTGTCGAAATTGTGGTTGGGCGGCCAGCTCGGGGGATTCGTATCATGGGTGTAGTGTACATGGGCGATCTCGGTTTTTAGGTTGGACACCCGGCGGCGGTAGTAAATGAACACTGCGAAGATTATGCACGCAAACAGGGTCATCAGGACTAAAGTCAGAGCTACACTTGCCCGGCTCGCTGCAATTCAAAATGGATGAAATGAGTTAGTAATGTTGCGGAATATATCCTTATCAATGAATTATCTTACAATTTTCGCTTTGGTCTGCAACACGTTGGGATGCGATTAGCTCGTCGCAGTTATCGCCGGTGTAGCCACTCCTGCACACACAGCCGTGGGCTGCATGGCACTGGAAATTGGCCGACGGACACGCGCAGGTATTCATGCAGTGCTCGCCGTAGAATCCCTCCGGACAGACCTCATCGCACCGGGTGCCTGACCAGCCGGTCTCACAGATGCACATACCGTCGGCCTTGCGGCAAACCTTGTGGTGCACGCAGCGGCAGCGCTGGGCGCATCCTTGTCCGTAGGTGTCTGTGGGACAGGACTCGTTGCAGTTGGCACCTGTCCACCCTGGCAAGCACTGGCACTGGCCGGTAACGTGGTTGCACTCGCCGCCGTGCTCGCAGTTGCACTTGAGCTTGCAGCCGGGTCCGTATAGTCCGGCAGGACATGGGTGCTCGCAGGTGAGTCCTATGTAACCCGTGCGGCAGAGAATTTCACCTGTGATATGGTCGCAGCTCTTGTTGCCTGAAATGTGAGTATATGTGAGTATTTGGGTGTGTTTTGCTTTGGCCTTGCATTCTTATCCAATAAAGCTTACCATGGAGGATCTCCGGGCAGCGTTCCTTGCATTCCATGCCGTAGAATCCAGGTGGGCAGGGTTCCGCACAGTCCGCACCAGTCCAACCGGGTGAGCAGATGCAGTTACCGGAATCGGGATCGCAGGAGGAGTTATTCAGGCATCTGCAAACTTTATCACAATTTTCACCATAGTAACCGCTCCGACAGTTGGTCTCGCAATGAACGCCTTGGGTTGTTCGATCGTTGGGCATCAGACAAGGACAACAAAAACCAGGAACACAAAGGTGCAGAACCAgaaaagcaaattaaattaaggaAATGAAACGTGGCCATGCAAAATAGGTGCGATAGATGCAAAAATGAAAGTAATGATTTCAGTGCGCACTAATAAGGGTACAAGATGGTACTGATTAACGTGTTATAGGCAGATTTACACttcatattaaatatttaatagaaAACTGTCTTTTTTATATCAACAGTTTGCtttaaaaaaggaaataaattTTAAGGGGTTACTTAATTACTGTTAGAAGAAAATCATGCAAGCTCTACAATTTGGAAATTTGTATCTAAAGTATTCAAGAATGAGAATATCTAATTGAACTGAATTGAATCACTgatttttttatgattttagATCGGAGCAACCTATAAATCTCGCTAATGACAACAGTGATCTATGAACTTGATGAGGTGAATTCAATGAGGTATATAGAAATCCCGCTAGTACCTCCCCAATCCTGCTTGCACACGCATCTTCCATTGGTGGCGTCGCAGGCCAGGCTATTGTTGAAGTCGCACTGGCACTTCTGGGCGCAGTCGTGTCCGAATTTGCCGGTATCGCACTTCCGTTCGCACCGCTCGCCCGTCCAGCCGGCGGCGCAGGTGCAGCTTCCGTTCTGCGGATTGCAGGCGGCGTTGTTGTGGCAGTCGCACACCTTGGCGCAGTCCTGTCCGAAGTGGTTCAGATCACACGGCCGGTCGCACTTGATGTTCTTCCATCCGGCCGTGCACAAGCACTGGCCCGTCTCCGGCTCGCACTTCGCTCCGTTCTGGCAGTCGCAGCGCAGGGCGCAATCCTGACCAAAGGTGCCCGGCTCGCAGCTCTCCTCACAGGTGGGTCCGCGCCAGCCCGGCGCACACAGGCACGTACCATTGACCGGCGAGCATTTGGCTCCGTTCTTGCAGTTGCAAGTCAGCTCGCAATTCGGGCCGTAGCGCAGGAAGGTGCAGGGTCTGGTGCACTGAGCACTGCTCCATCCGATGCTGCACTGGCACTTCCCCGTCTCAGGGTGACACAGATCCGTGTGCTCCATGTCGCACTCGCAGGTGCGGTTACAGTCCAGCCCGTACTTGTCCGCCTCGCAGATCCGCTCGGCACACTTGGCACCCGTCCAGCCGGGATTGCAGATGCACGTTCCGTTGGCCCGATCGCACATGGCATCGTTCGCGCAGTCGCAGGTCATGCTGCAGTTGAATCCGTACGTGTTCAGCTGACACTCGTCAAAGCAGCGTTCCCCGCGATATCCGGGCGGACACTCGCACTTGCCGGTGATGTGGTGGCAGGGCGCTCCCTTGTAGCACTCGCAGCTCTCTTGGCATCCTGGGCCGTAGCTGCCCACCGGACACTTGTTCGCACACACGTCGCCCGTCCAGCCCGGATTACACATGCAGGCCCCGGTCTCCGGCTGGCACTTTCCGTCGTTCTGGCAGGGACAGTCCTGCTGGCACTGTGCGCCATGCTTTCCGTCCGGACATCGCATATCGCATCTAGTTGGAGCGGAGTATTAGTATGGGTTTTGCGTTGGAGCAGGAGCAAAATGAAACGTAGGATGCAACGGCTTTAGATCACAGCCACGAAAAATATTGATTGCATTCTACGATTCATTTTGCCTGATCCTCGGCCAGAAGGTTGTGCCGCCAAAGACGCCCCTCCGTCCACTTACAGGGGACCCGTGAAACCGGGCGCACACTGGCATTCGCCGGACACGTGGTGACACTTGCCGCCGTTCTCGCATCGGCACTTCTCCAAGCAGTTGGCCCCAAAGAAGCCCTCCGGACAGGTGTCCGCGCAGCGTGCTCCGGTGTAGCCCTTGGCGCACTCGCAGTCGCCTGAAAAGGGCTCACATACCGCGTTGTTCAGGCAGTCGCACTGCATCGAGCAGTTCCGGCCATACCAGCCGGGTGGGCAATCTACCGAAGAGTGACACAAACGTGGTTAGCTGCGGTTACGGATCACAAGGTACGGGTTCGACAGTTAGTTGcttttttcttgcttttgccttttgcttGCTAGCCACGGGAAACCCAGGAGCCGGAAGAAGTTCCGCTCCCGGAACCTCCCGTTTTGGTGGAGGGAATTAGTGACCGAAGGCCTGCTTGCACCTGGATAACTGAGCCGGAGTGAACTGCATGGGTGTGTGAGACAGTGGAGTGTAGGTTGTGGGTGGTCGGGTTAGATTTCGGGTCAAGATGgcattaaacaaaaaacaaacaaaagctaCAAAGCAACATATAACATATAGCAGAAATACAGCTAGAGACACTACGTGCAGATCTTTGGTAGTCCAAAGATGGAATGCCCTTGCAATAAACTATATATAAACCTTAATAATAATctggtttttaaatattatttcgaCTAGAATAGCATATGGTTTTCAGACCAATTTAtcattttctttttgctgATCGTAAAAACATTCAATTTTGATGAGAATTAAAAAGTGCGCGAGCAGATTATTAATCCATTCGCCTTTCTTTCATGAAGTAGGAGTGCCTGTTGCTCGTCCCCGGCAGAAAAACGTGAGCTCGGAACTCGTCGATGTTGAATTCGTTGGGCTTGTAGACAAAAGGTTCCTTGATCACCGACACTGAACTGACTTTTTTTACTAGCTCTTCGACCGGAGATGCGACCTTGGTCACTTTCTTTGTGATGCCAAGCATCTGCCAAATATCGTACTCCGACTCCTCCGTTACCAGCGACTGCGCCGCCAGGCTTTGGACACTTGGCGATGGGGTCGGACAGAACGGCAAGCACTCCTTCTTCTTCGCCATGTCGTTCTCTACCTTCTGCACCATCGGATGCTTCAGCGTCTTGGCAAACTCCAAGACGTCGGCAATGCTGGGGAAGCGCTGAGTATCGGTGACAAAGCCGTTTCCGCCCAAGAAGATGTTTCGCCTGACTGCCACGTTCGCCTCGAACTCCTCTTGCTCGTCCAAGTCGCAGTCGCGACAGTCAAAATGAGTAACCTTCATGTTGGCGGTGAGGGCACATATAAGTTTTGTGCCCATCTTCGGCCCTAAAGGAATGGCCACCATTATTAGCCGACGTAGTGGATCGTGATGACGCAGAAGATCGCCTAGTTGGTCCACAATTGTCCGAGGATTCGCCTCGATTCCGGACACATTAAGCTCCTCCACGTGCTCGGTGCCCTTGATGCCGTTGCACAAGATGGACAGGGAGTCGCCGCTCAACTTGTTGTGGGCCAATCCGAGATACTCCAGTCTGGTGAGGTTCGATCGCTGCAGTGCCTCTCCGATAGCCGACATGGCCCGCGTATCCAGTCGGTTGTACTCCAGCTCCAGGGACTTTAGCATTTGCGGCCGCTCCAGCAGAATTCCCAGCTCGGGGCCACAGTCGTCCGTCATCTGGTTGTACCCAAAGTCCACCACCTCCAGCAAAGGCAATACGCGCAGAGCCCGGCACACGGTGTATAGCTTAAAGCTATTAAGTCTGCTGTTTCGAAGCCGGAAgatctgcagctgctgcagtgCCACTAAACCTCTAGCCAGGCGAACCATGTCCTTGATCGAAAAGAGCACGTTCCGCTTGTGGTACTTCCTACCCAAAGCCGGACCCAGAAACTCCAGGTTCAACGATACCAGGTTGACAAAGTGACGCACAAAGCTAAGATCGATGTGGACGCAGTCCTCCTCCGGATATTTTAACTGTTGTAGATGCGTCAGATATCTTTGCTTGTTGCGTTTGTCCAAAACCTTGTCATCGCCACCGTCCGGTTCCGGCTCCACGCGGATATCGAAGGTGCCTTTTATTCGCTGCGttcgcttctttttctttcgcGGCTCTGGTTCCTTGTGCTTCCGCATCTCGGACCGACGTCGCCTGCGCTCCTCGTGCTCCGCCTCCCTGGCCGCCTTTAGATCCCGCAATCGTTGGCGGGCAACGTTCCGTTCATGTCGACGCTTGCGACGCTCGTTGCCGGAGTCATCTTCATCGTCGGAAGCATTCAGCGTAAATTTTGTATTGAATCCAATAGCCCTATTCTGTTCAGAGGCGAAGGAACCCGCCCCCTCCTCTTCTTCCTCCCCCTCCTCATCACCGTCTTCGGGTGTCATTGGCTCATCACTGGAGATTTCTATGCCACCGGACTCCTCGGAGGATATTTCCGGCTCCGAGTCGTCTTCCTCACGTTTTGTTTTCCGGAAGGCATACTCCGACAGCGGCTGCAGGTGCCGAATGTCCATGAAGCGAACATGATCCTTTATCAGCGCGGCTAGTTCGGTCATCTCTTTCTCTGGCCAAAGGGCGGCCGGACAGGCCTCCACCAGCTCCATGTACTTCAGGCTCAGTCCCTTGCCGCGCCAGTCATAATCCTGCAACCCCTTCAGTGCAAGGCATGTCTCGGAACTCTTAGCTAAGACCACCCGCCTCCAGTAGCTCGCATCCTCTACGCAGTAGCACTCGCGCAGGGGCAGATCCACATCGAGTGTATCGTAATGGACGCGCATCTTTCGCGGATCTTGGAGCACGTCGTCGGGCACGTTGGCATTTCCACGTTTAGCCATCTGTCGGACGCACAGATCCGCCAAAGTGGGCACTTGGTCGGCATCATTAAACGCCTCTGCGAAGATTTCCCGATTACGCTCCGAGAGTAAATTCCGATTGGCGGTCAGGGGCGGCTTGTAAAGCTGGTACACGGCCAGCATGACCGGATCATTCGGAATACTCAAGCTATTGGTGTTCGGCAGCGGCAGGTAATCTGAGTCCTCATCCTCCATCCTACGTTCCAAGATGTGTAGGTGTAGAGctttttatggtttttttttaatttttcctattttttttttttgtttgtatgCTTTTTGTTTGACTTTAATGTGTTGTCATATTGGAAGATTATTTTCTTCTGGCTTAAGTTGGGTTTCTTTTTTCGGTATCAAAAATTtcataatatattaaaatcgGTTTCTACGTATCAGCTCTGCGCTGTTCGAAGGTCTGAAAAtactttaaataatataatctaCACTCGAGCGGAGGATCAGTTCAGCCTACAGAAAATGTACAATCTTTGCAAGGGCATTTAAAACTACAGAGCTTCAAAGCTGCTTAAGTGATTACACAAGCTCTTATCTACGGGGCTCGGCTCATCGCAGGCAATCCGGGAATATTATGAACTTGaagtttcaaaattcaaaaccCCTGTTTCTGGGATAAGCCGAACCCTTGGAAGACCCAAGGCGATTCATTAGGGACAAATTACGATTAGCTTAAGGGATCAACGAACTTATATCGCAGGCGGGTCCTCCGTAACCATGATCGCACTTGCACTTCTCCGGGGAGATGCATCTACCGTGCTGGCAGGGTTCCGAACAATGCGGCACGCATTCTCCGGCGCTTGCGATGTAGCCATCTAAAAGCGGTTAAAAATGGTAATATGTGAAGTAAAGTCAAACATCCAGAAATTCTCAACTCACCACAACAGTCCCTCACAATACGGTTCTTTGCAATCGTCTTTGTTTTGTTGACCACTCGGTGTTTAATGCGATAGGTGGAGCACCTCGGCGGGAATGTGACGCACCAGGTGGAGCCCCGTTCCTGGAACGATTGCAGTTCTGTGTAGACAACGTCTACGTTATACCTAAACGTAAAAGTATCCATTAATTTAGTTCATTTGTCGTGACAGGGGATAGGCTTACAGTTCTCTTCTTTTGCAGATATTGGGTCCATCCAGATCTTTAAGATCCGCCTGAGCCAGTACCAGCTGGGCCAGGCAGGCCATGAGGATTACCCGCAACATGGTGGCAGTGAATTCCAGGTCCTGGAATTAGTTACTCGTACTGATGCAGCTTCACTGGCGGATCACATTGAACTGATAATAACAGTCAGTATTAACTAAGGATGACTCAAGCCGCGATTAAACCGAATTCAACTGCAAGAACAAAGAGAGAATGAGTTTCACTAAATCAGGCTTTCTCCGTATGATTTTATATActacaaatatacatataagcgTATAGAttattaaatacatatttctGAAAAGGGCTAGATTTAATCGTTAGAAAACACACATAGTATTTCCCGTCGGATACAACGGGTCGTAGCCACCTGTCCAGGGTAGTCCAGTCTAAatgtggaaaatttccaacaCAACCAGAAATTGAAAGCTGCTCAATAAGTATCTGGGAAACTATATCCCTAGAGGTGCCAGGAATCCGATTATAGTATAAAACAAGAGCGCAGCAGGAGAGGATGCACAAGCAACGTTCACCCTTC from Drosophila mauritiana strain mau12 chromosome 3L, ASM438214v1, whole genome shotgun sequence carries:
- the LOC117140461 gene encoding uncharacterized protein LOC117140461, yielding MLFWKRRLQRSSSSSSAIQERRFFGILRAAKRKDAATSLPTYRQNGDNVSITTAPPADRLPLGYEGAGTIELQAQENDYVLEESALRVPFSPPPNYSPHPLTPPPSYTERPRLVQEHRSHLAEAVHPAAPARVVIVPPVSASTAASEQAARQQAKRRRRLRELQQQQLRFASSTDSSSSSGSSCSELGSASATRRQRRRRRGLRDAYCPDLLNACSLILQNPGSSDSSVGDFTATPPPPVRAPGHRDQEESFEYSSDYVEIDELLPLVAGGRAKSTPQLAMGQNLSLRRPRISLTWVLREQQQTQQAPPSQTPPSPQKEAAKELDSQVLDRKENEVFPPRTEPLPTQLDVTKKRYRVKQLPSGGEPLNGYATTPTAHQAPPNGHLANQKFFSNQNLLDVSRSGPSSAPVAAASTKELLFVCTPQRAPRSDGHSEALLLARKRNEIRKKLASRLQQARSSASQAGEARGSVTGAESVKCTSYSEPSLVAASEGGGVGGSSGGAAAPQQQRRHRHRKRRDRNRVQRFGYEIHNVDEFLSRCSLSTPGNIPVVLSTASTLYQTRPGGYQLEIPLPLGMVVNAVFKNQNWLYVQTPHAEEGYVGYACCLPLGILPQQARAGSRNTPCWESNADVFPRPCGNMTDSEKEIRLRGGTRSDGARTPRSSKPTEDVLKISSTTINNNNNHSNNNNQTKCGSTTSSLYGEQQVDKLYLRAASKPRLVEKAYAQLRSTRQVAASGSASAKSGASQDEYVTLQPKPAKKQASAQAHLHQSQPAARRLSNVSYITNGHNGQHLHPKLVPLPPYEHKPAKNQAEADATLKALRRQQEVGQRQTLVAINTDYVTESIAVHKGEIVTLCECRESKDQRQWFYVRTRDGREGFIPAEVAGHGYL